From the Rhinatrema bivittatum chromosome 7, aRhiBiv1.1, whole genome shotgun sequence genome, one window contains:
- the SYNPO2L gene encoding synaptopodin 2-like protein, whose protein sequence is MVVEADDKVLITLSGEGPWGFRLHGGSEKNLPLQVSKIRKRSKACRGGLWENDEVVSINGKPCAGLSHAEAMQIIDSSGGHLQIWVKRSAVRDQRSPSPGGQRQPRILQSPSSPGPGQELRSPEPPPRLRHRESLTSPPDSEAYYGETDSDADTRIPTTQQQQQLQPPEPLSEPPQPPEKHRRARKKSPRSPPSAEEPQTLSEMSGYDSAPEPSDGGRGGGVAKREIGGPETPCPEPSPEALLLPRGVLSIRAERHLIPMVGPVEHPVDEDLTTSYMEKAKQAKLHRSESVQEKQVKEAKTKCRTIASLLTDAPNPHSKGVLMFKKRRQRAKKYTLVSYGSVDEDQYNEDEDGIFPTSESEFDEEGFSDARSLTNHSDWDNTYLDIEKPKLEPAQQPQDEQGLSEASGKGAQLFHLQRQKAIQNTMEQVPAENPEENQPHFGAPVKHSMVNGEVPIPQSVSKAKSGHSEGLKAPGIIPASTPSQSHPSLAEAERIQAPTGTADIFNRSAKPFTPGVVGQRPSTTSVIFRPSVPKKMSESPNMPSIFPPPFSLTSPGVFSSPLSSQVAPTSSVASVFIPAPGKPTAASTPQQSGEERTPTPIPTTAKTTTASIYLSTPSRPTLSHTTARQAKIDTSQEVMPMAPSMFISPEAKKASLPIGNQTYGSTSQPSITPAAQSNSLISREQRIAMPAARTGILHEARKRGQKKQMFNAVEKKKDPSPNPELLSLVQNLDEKPKQDHPGAGFESGPEEDFLSLGAEACNFMQSTSRKFKTPPPVAPKPQVRTPAGELVNGTQDMPQLKGKGAELFAKRQSRMDKFVVESVPGPSSRPRAPSPTPSLPASWKYSSNIRAPPPIAYNPLYSPFYPLAASRSQAIKAESKVKKASSQKPRMQAIDFMQHQPYQLNSAMFCFGDSSNAGAQNTPSKNTLQANLSITPAKQVPVKTVKSYEIRRFSTPAPMPTSTTMAPTVIAPRSATTLCEPVWRTEITSPPAPSMMPAPGLTQPSSQEVPQYTSPPNIRAVGAFSPSGSVTSPQSSISGLQVARPRFSAARTGMQANVWRPSSVQH, encoded by the exons GTCTGCTGTAAGGGACCAGCGCTCCCCATCGCCAGGTGGCCAGCGACAGCCAAGGATTCTGCAGTCCCCGAGCAGTCCCGGGCCTGGGCAGGAGCTACGAAGCCCTGAGCCCCCGCCCCGCCTGCGGCATCGGGAGAGCCTGACCTCGCCCCCAGACAGTGAGGCGTACTACGGGGAGACGGACAGCGATGCTGACACCCGGATTCCTAccacccagcagcagcagcagctgcagccccCGGAGCCGCTCTCAGAGCCGCCGCAGCCCCCAGAGAAGCATCGGCGGGCCCGCAAGAAGAGCCCACGCTCCCCTCCCAGTGCCGAGGAACCACAGACCCTGTCTGAGATGAGTGGCTATGACAGTGCCCCAGAACCCAGTGacggtggaagaggaggaggtgtggcgaAGCGGGAGATTGGGGGGCCAGAGACCCCCTGCCCGGAGCCGTCCCCGGAGGCCCTGCTGCTCCCCCGCGGTGTCCTAAGCATCCGAGCCGAGCGCCACCTCATTCCCATGGTGGGGCCCGTGGAGCACCCAGTGGATGAAGATCTGACCACCAGCTACATGGAGAAAGCCAAACAAGCTA AGCTGCATCGCAGTGAAAGTGTGCAGGAGAAGCAAGTTAAGgaagcaaaaacaaaatgtaGAACCATTGCCTCACTGCTGACCGATGCACCCAACCCTCATTCCAAAGGAGTGCTGATGTTCAAAAAGCGCCGACAGAGAGCAAAGAAATACACACTTGTGAGCTACGGTAGCGTGGATGAAGACCAGTACAATGAGGATGAGGATGGCATTTTCCCCACCAGTGAATCAGAATTTGATGAAGAAGGTTTCTCTGATGCCCGAAGCCTGACCAACCACTCAGACTGGGACAATACTTACTTGGATATTGAAAAACCTAAACTGGAACCTGCCCAGCAACCTCAGGATGAGCAGGGCCTGAGTGAAGCCTCAGGCAAAGGAGCTCAGCTGTTTCATCTGCAAAGGCAGAAAGCCATTCAGAACACCATGGAGCAGGTCCCAGCAGAGAATCCAGAGGAAAATCAGCCTCACTTTGGTGCTCCAGTAAAACACAGTATGGTAAATGGTGAAGTTCCTATTCCACAGAGTGTCAGCAAGGCAAAAAGTGGGCACTCTGAAGGTTTAAAGGCACCAGGTATAATACCTGCATCCACACCCTCTCAATCACACCCTTCACTGGCTGAAGCAGAAAGGATTCAAGCGCCTACAGGCACAGCAGACATTTTCAACAGATCAGCAAAGCCATTCACACCAGGTGTTGTTGGACAGCGTCCATCAACCACATCTGTTATCTTCAGGCCTTCAGTACCAAAGAAAATGAGTGAGAGCCCCAATATGCCAAGTATATTTCCACCGCCTTTCTCTCTAACCTCTCCAGGGGTCTTCAGTTCACCTCTTAGTTCACAAGTGGCTCCAACAAGCTCTGTAGCATCTGTATTTATTCCAGCACCAGGAAAGCCAACAGCAGCATCCACACCACAACAATCAGGAGAAGAAAGAACTCCAACACCAATACCAACTACAGCTAAAACCACCACTGCCTCCATATATCTCTCAACACCCTCCCGGCCAACACTATCCCATACCACTGCTCGACAGGCAAAAATAGACACATCACAAGAAGTTATGCCAATGGCACCTTCTATGTTTATTAGCCCAGAAGCAAAAAAGGCTAGCCTTCCAATTGGAAACCAGACATATGGCAGTACTTCACAACCTTCTATCACTCCAGCTGCTCAATCTAACTCCTTAATCTCAAGAGAGCAGCGGATTGCCATGCCTGCAGCCCGTACAGGCATTTTGCATGAAGCTCGAAAACGAGGACAGAAGAAGCAAATGTTCAATGCTGTAGAGAAGAAGAAAGACCCATCACCCAATCCAGAACTTCTATCCCTGGTGCAGAACTTAGATGAGAAACCCAAACAGGATCACCCTGGTGCAGGCTTTGAGTCTGGGCCTGAAGAGGACTTCCTCAgtctgggagcagaggcatgCAATTTTATGCAATCCACATCTCGTAAGTTTAAGACCCCTCCTCCTGTGGCCCCCAAGCCTCAAGTAAGAACGCCAGCAGGTGAATTGGTCAATGGAACCCAAGATATGCCTCAGCTGAAAGGAAAAGGAGCAGAACTTTTTGCCAAACGACAAAGCCGAATGGACAAGTTTGTGGTGGAGTCAGTTCCAGGGCCAAGTTCCAGGCCTAGAGCACCATCCCCTACACCATCTCTACCTGCTTCCTGGAAGTACTCATCCAACATCCGTGCGCCCCCTCCAATAGCCTACAATCCtttatattctccattttatcctTTAGCAGCATCCAGATCCCAGgctatcaaagcagagagcaaagtgAAAAAGGCATCCAGCCAAAAGCCTAGAATGCAAGCCATTGATTTCATGCAACACCAGCCTTACCAATTAAACTCTGCCATGTTCTGTTTTGGTGATTCATCTAATGCTGGTGCACAAAATACACCCAGCAAAAATACCCTGCAGGCTAACTTATCTATCACACCTGCTAAGCAAGTACCAGTGAAAACAGTAAAGAGCTATGAGATCAGGCGTTTCTCAACACCAGCTCCAATGCCAACATCAACCACCATGGCACCTACAGTGATTGCTCCTCGATCTGCCACTACACTTTGTGAACCAGTATGGAGAACAGAAATCACCTCTCCCCCAGCACCTTCCATGATGCCAGCCCCCGGGCTAACTCAGCCTTCTTCTCAAGAAGTCCCGCAGTATACAAGTCCTCCTAATATTCGAGCAGTGGGAGCTTTCAGTCCATCTGGCTCAGTCACTTCACCCCAATCATCTATTTCTGGGCTTCAGGTAGCAAGACCCAGGTTTTCAGCTGCTCGAACAGGAATGCAGGCTAATGTCTGGAGGCCATCCTCAGTCCAGCattga